The stretch of DNA GAAAATACTTCTTAAAGACATCTCCTTTTTTCAGTCCTTCTTCATAAACAGTGCGAACGTGTTTTTGAATAACTTACTGCCCGCAAGGACTGGAGAGCTCAGCTGGTTTTACTACTCAAGAAAACTTGGGATTAACCTTTCAACCTCTTTGGTAGTTTTTCTCTGGGGAAGGCTACTGGACCTCTTTGGACTTTTTATCCTTACCACTTTCTTTTATGCGCTTGAGAAGACAAGCCTCTACCTTGGATTTCTTCCGGTTTTTTTGTTTTCAATCTCCCTTTTTCTGCATGTTCCTTTAAGAAGATTTAAAGGGCTTGACGCTAACTTTTACAGTTCCCTTTTGGCTTGCGTTCTCTCTCTGATCTCTGCCCTTCTGAAGTTTTCCAGCCTTATGTTTTTGGTAGGTTTGGATCCTTCTGTTTTATTGTTTTTAAGTTTTTTAGGTGGTGAGCTAAGCACGGTTTTGCCTATTCACAGCTTTGGTGGCTTTGGCACCTACGAGCTTAGTTTTTCTTTGCCTCAAAAGCTCTTTGGAGAGAGCCTTAAGGAGCCTATAAAGCTTGCCCTTGTGTTTCACGCTTTTCTTCTTCTATCTTCTGCTCTTTATGGCATACCTTCCCTGATATTTCTACATCGTAAGACATCTAAGTTTTAAGCTCTACTTCGCAAACGTCCGTTGCGCCAAAGCTGTCTCTCTTGCAAGCTTCTATGGGAATAACTTTGTAAAAGCTTTTTAGGTATTCGGAGAAGTTGTCCAATATGTGCTTTGCCCAAAGGCTTGATGTGTACGTGTAGTGTTTTTTTATTAGCTCTCTTAGCTCTTCTTTCTCCGCTTCAGTAATAAGCCCCCTTGCTATCACGTAGGAGGTGTTTACCTTCTTTGGAAGCTCTGGATCAAGAATGTATGCGTATCCTCCGGTCATGCCCGCGCCAAGGTTGTATCCCACTGGACCAAGAACTACCACTATACCACCGGTCATGTATTCACAGCAGTGCATGCCAGCCCCTTCTACTACCGCAATAGCCCCGCTGTTTCTAACTCCAAAGCGCTCTCCAGCCTTTCCTGCGGCGAAAAGCTCTCCACCTGTCGCACCGTAAAGGCAGGTGTTTCCCATTATGACATGGTTTTGAGTATCCTCCACATCCGAAGGTTTAATAACTATTCTTCCCCCATACATGCCCTTACCCACATAGTCGTTAGCATCCCCCACAAGGGTTAAAGACATTCCCCTGTGGTTGAATGCACCAAAGCTCTGTCCTGCGGTGCCAAAGAAGGTAAGGTTTATAGTATCTTCCGGCAACCCCTCATCTCTGTATTTAACCGCTATGTAGTATGCAAGGCGGGTAGGTATGGACCTGTCTATGTTTCTTATTTTATATTCTTTTTGCACTTTCTCCCCCCTTTCTATGTATGGCAGTATTTCTTCCTCTATTTGCTGTGCCAATGGGCTTCTTCTTGGGTTGTCGTTTCTATCTACAAGACACTTCAAAGGCTTGTCCTTTGGATAGTCCTCTTTTAAAAACTCTTCAAGTTTAATCCTCATAGAGCCAGGCAGATGGTCAAAGGTTATCACCTCCAGCAAGTCCCTCCTTCCTATTATCTCATCCATGCTTCTAAAACCCATCTGCGCCAGTATTTCCCTCACTTCCCTTGCCACCGCTCTAAAATATGCCATAACATTTTCCACTTTTCCTTTAAACTTTTCCCTGTATTTTGGGTCTTGCGTTGCTACTCCGGTGGGACACTGATTCGTATGACAGAGCCTTGCCATCACGCAACCTTCCGCTATCATTGCAGCAGTCCCAAACCCAAATTCCTCTGCGCCAAGAAGGGCTGCAATTATTACATCTTTACCCGTTCTCATCCCACCGTCTACCCTAAGGCGCACCTTGTCTCTTAAGTTGTTCTCCATCAAAACCCTTTGAGTTTCAGCCAAACCTATTTCCCAATAGTTGCCCGCATTCTTTATTGAACTGTAAGGACTTGCACCCGTTCCTCCTTCCGCTCCACTTATCTGCACTATGTCTGCATAAGCCTTTACCACTCCTGCTGCCACCGTTCCCACTCCCGTTTCGGCCACAAGCTTGACGCACACCCTTGCCTCTGGGTTTGACTCCTTCAGGTCGTTTATAAGCTGGGCTAAGTCTTCTATGGAATAGATGTCGTGATGGGGTGGTGGAGATATTAGGGTAATGCCGGGTTGGGCGTGTCTTAGCTTGGCTATGTATTCGTTTACTTTGTGTCCCGGCAGTTGTCCCCCCTCTCCGGGCTTGGCACCCTGGGCTATCTTTATCTCAATGTCTTTGGCAGAAGCTAAGTAGGTGGGAGTTACACCAAACCTTCCGGATGCAACCTGCTTTATGGCTGAGTTTTTGATGGTCCAATACCTTTGTGGATCCTCTCCACCTTCTCCAGAGTTGCTCTTCATGCCAAGGCGGTTGCAGGCTTCCGCTAAAACCTCGTGAGCTTCTGGAGAAAGAGCTCCCAAGGACATGCCACCCGTTACGAACCTCTTTAGTATGCTCTCCTCTGGTTCCACTTCCTCTATCGGGAGTGGCTTTCCAGCCTTCTTGTAAGTTAGAAGATGCCTTATGAAGGTAGGTCTCTCTTGGTTTGCTATCCTTGAAAACTCCTTGTAGTCTTCGTAGTTCTTTGTTTCCAAAAACTTGTGCAAAGCCCTCACTACGAAAGGAGACCAAGCGTGCCACTCTCCACCCTTTCTAAACTTCATGTCCCCGCCATAATCCAGCTGTGGCTTATCTACTTCATATGCCAGATCATGTCTTCTAATTAAACCATCTTGGACTTCAAAGATCCCGTCTGCTTCTAAGGTTGCGGGTGTGCCCGGAAAGTATTCTTCCACAAAGTCCCTGTTTAAGCATACGGTGTCAAAGATCTTTGCCCCTTGGTAGGAGTTTAGAGTAGATATACCCATCTTGGACATTATCTTGAGAATTCCGTCTTCCAAAGCTTTTTTGTAGTTCAAAATAGCTTTCTCGTAGGGCAGGTCTATCTCTCCTGACTGACAGAGCTCTTTTATGGTTTGATAAGCCAAATATGGATAAATAGCAGAGGCTCCATAACCTACCAAGCAAGCCATATGGTGTGTATCCCTCGCTTCACCTGTTTCCACAACTATGGATATTTTGTTAGAAAGTTTTCTCTCTGATAACCACTTGAAAACTGCGGAAACCGCCAAAAGGCTTGGCACCGCAAGTCTGTATTTGTTTATGTTTGCGTCTGATAGGACTATAATTTCTGCACCTTCCCTTACCGCTTCCTCTACCCTTCTGCAAACAATCTCCACCCCCAGCCTAAGGTCGCATATGGCAATACCTTCATACATAGCGTCGTATATAAGGTCGGTTATACGCCTTTCGCCAGCCAGATCCTGAAGTTCCACTATACAGTAGCTTCTTTCCTTTGGATAGGTTATGGGAATCCAAGCTACTTTAAAGTGATTCTGCTCCATAAGGGTTCTAAACTGGTGGGGAAGAAGTATGGGACTGTCTATTTGGAGCCTCTTCGCATGCTCGGGCGTTTCTTTTAAGAAATTTCTCTTGTAGCCCAAGTTCATCCTCAGGGACATAACCGCTTTTTCTCTTATGGGGTCTATGGGTGGGTTTGTAACTTGGGCAAACCTCTGCTTGAAGTATCTAAAAAGCAGCACTGGCTTTTCTGAAAGGGGTGGTATGGGTGTGTCATCTCCCATTGAAAAGGTTAGCTCTTTTCCTTCTTTAGCCATATAAGCTAAAACGTTTTTTATCTCCTCTTGGGTATATCCAAAGGCTATCTGTTTTCTGATTAGTTCGTTGTCCTGACTTAGCTCAAAGGACTGGTCTTTTGCCAGCTCCTTCAGTCTTACGAGATATCTGTCTATCCATTCTCCGTAAGGCTTTTGTTTTGCCAATCTTTGAAGGATCTCTTCCGTTTTTTCCAGCTTGCCCTCCTTTGGATTTACCAAAAGTGTATCCCCTGGTCCAAGCCTTCCCTTTTCTTTTATCTTCTTCCCCTCCAAATCTACCATGCCCACCTCGGAGCCCAAAATAAGTATGTTGTCTTCTGTGAGAATATACCTTGAGGGTCTAAGGCCATTTCTGTCTAAGTGGGCTCCTATCACCTTCCCGTCTGTAAAGGCTATGGCTGCAGGTCCGTCCCAAGGCTTCATCAAAAGGGACTGATACTCAAAGAACCTTACGACCTCCTCCGAAAGCCAAGGCACGGACTCCCAAGCGGGAGGTATGAGCATGTTTATGGCATGCTCTGGAGAATATCCGGCCAACACCAAAAGTTCAAAAACCCTGTCCAAAGAAGCTGAATCGCTTTCCTGATGAGACACCAAAGGTCTTACAAGCTTTATTCTCTCACCGAAAAGCTCATGCTCCAGCTCGTGCTGCAGTGCCATCATCCAGTTTCTGTTTCCCAAAATCGTGTTTATCTCTCCGTTGTGTGCCAAATATCTAAAGGGCTGGGCTAAGTTCCAGTTGGGAAAAGTGTTTGTGGAGTATCTTTGGTGGAAAAGGCAAAACCAAGACTTTATTCTCTCGTCCAAAAGGTCCGGATAGAATATGTCCAACTGGGGAGCAACGAGCATTCCCTTATAGACCAGCGTTTTTGAGGACAAAGAGGCAAAGTATAGTTTGTCCTTTAATTTGCTGTCCGTTTCTATGATCCTTCTTAAAAGGTAAAGCTCAAGCTCTCTCAAAGTAGGTTCTACCCTTTCGCAGTCCAAAAGAAGGTGAAAGATTTTGGGCATAACCCTTAGGGCAGACTCTCCCACCGCCGAGCTATCTACGGGCACCTCTCTCCATCCTACCAGTCTAAAAGGGCTTTTTCTTATATGCTCTTCCACTTTGTCCTTTACGTCTTGGTATAAAAAAACTGCTCCAACGGCCAAGTTCTCTATGGAACTAAGGGGAAGGTTTTTTTCCTCTATGTAATCTCTGAAAAACTTCCTGGGGATCTCTATCATAACGCCTGCGCCGTCTCCCGTTTTGCCGTCCCCACCTACAGCACCTCTGTGGGTGAGGTTCTTTACCGCCTGCACACCCCACCT from Thermocrinis sp. encodes:
- a CDS encoding lysylphosphatidylglycerol synthase domain-containing protein; translated protein: MKKIFPFLLSFTFLSLLFYFLPPKEIINFLGLITLKGFLLASFFYGMSHITRSIRWKILLKDISFFQSFFINSANVFLNNLLPARTGELSWFYYSRKLGINLSTSLVVFLWGRLLDLFGLFILTTFFYALEKTSLYLGFLPVFLFSISLFLHVPLRRFKGLDANFYSSLLACVLSLISALLKFSSLMFLVGLDPSVLLFLSFLGGELSTVLPIHSFGGFGTYELSFSLPQKLFGESLKEPIKLALVFHAFLLLSSALYGIPSLIFLHRKTSKF
- the gltB gene encoding glutamate synthase large subunit, with amino-acid sequence MAILEHDSCGVGFVCHTKGEQSHQIVRWGVQAVKNLTHRGAVGGDGKTGDGAGVMIEIPRKFFRDYIEEKNLPLSSIENLAVGAVFLYQDVKDKVEEHIRKSPFRLVGWREVPVDSSAVGESALRVMPKIFHLLLDCERVEPTLRELELYLLRRIIETDSKLKDKLYFASLSSKTLVYKGMLVAPQLDIFYPDLLDERIKSWFCLFHQRYSTNTFPNWNLAQPFRYLAHNGEINTILGNRNWMMALQHELEHELFGERIKLVRPLVSHQESDSASLDRVFELLVLAGYSPEHAINMLIPPAWESVPWLSEEVVRFFEYQSLLMKPWDGPAAIAFTDGKVIGAHLDRNGLRPSRYILTEDNILILGSEVGMVDLEGKKIKEKGRLGPGDTLLVNPKEGKLEKTEEILQRLAKQKPYGEWIDRYLVRLKELAKDQSFELSQDNELIRKQIAFGYTQEEIKNVLAYMAKEGKELTFSMGDDTPIPPLSEKPVLLFRYFKQRFAQVTNPPIDPIREKAVMSLRMNLGYKRNFLKETPEHAKRLQIDSPILLPHQFRTLMEQNHFKVAWIPITYPKERSYCIVELQDLAGERRITDLIYDAMYEGIAICDLRLGVEIVCRRVEEAVREGAEIIVLSDANINKYRLAVPSLLAVSAVFKWLSERKLSNKISIVVETGEARDTHHMACLVGYGASAIYPYLAYQTIKELCQSGEIDLPYEKAILNYKKALEDGILKIMSKMGISTLNSYQGAKIFDTVCLNRDFVEEYFPGTPATLEADGIFEVQDGLIRRHDLAYEVDKPQLDYGGDMKFRKGGEWHAWSPFVVRALHKFLETKNYEDYKEFSRIANQERPTFIRHLLTYKKAGKPLPIEEVEPEESILKRFVTGGMSLGALSPEAHEVLAEACNRLGMKSNSGEGGEDPQRYWTIKNSAIKQVASGRFGVTPTYLASAKDIEIKIAQGAKPGEGGQLPGHKVNEYIAKLRHAQPGITLISPPPHHDIYSIEDLAQLINDLKESNPEARVCVKLVAETGVGTVAAGVVKAYADIVQISGAEGGTGASPYSSIKNAGNYWEIGLAETQRVLMENNLRDKVRLRVDGGMRTGKDVIIAALLGAEEFGFGTAAMIAEGCVMARLCHTNQCPTGVATQDPKYREKFKGKVENVMAYFRAVAREVREILAQMGFRSMDEIIGRRDLLEVITFDHLPGSMRIKLEEFLKEDYPKDKPLKCLVDRNDNPRRSPLAQQIEEEILPYIERGEKVQKEYKIRNIDRSIPTRLAYYIAVKYRDEGLPEDTINLTFFGTAGQSFGAFNHRGMSLTLVGDANDYVGKGMYGGRIVIKPSDVEDTQNHVIMGNTCLYGATGGELFAAGKAGERFGVRNSGAIAVVEGAGMHCCEYMTGGIVVVLGPVGYNLGAGMTGGYAYILDPELPKKVNTSYVIARGLITEAEKEELRELIKKHYTYTSSLWAKHILDNFSEYLKSFYKVIPIEACKRDSFGATDVCEVELKT